A region of Reichenbachiella carrageenanivorans DNA encodes the following proteins:
- the rpoC gene encoding DNA-directed RNA polymerase subunit beta' produces the protein MAFRKSKKLSSNFSRVTVSLASPESILESSHGEVTQPETINYRTYKPEMGGLFCERIFGPVKDWECHCGKYKRIRYKGIICDRCGVEVTEKKVRRERMGHIELVVPVAHIWYFKSLPNKIGYLLGIPTKKLDQIIYYERYLVIQPGAKEEDGIARHDFLTEDEYLDILDKLPRENQLLDDDDPNKFIAKMGAEALEMSLSRIELDDLSYELRHQAATDTSQQRKAEALKRLKVVEAFRDAKTRIENRPEWMIIKMVPVIPPELRPLVPLDGGRFATSDLNDLYRRVIIRNNRLKRLIDIKAPEVILRNEKRMLQEAVDSLFDNSRKVNAVRSDGNRALKSLSDMLKGKQGRFRQNLLGKRVDYSGRSVIVVGPELKMHECGLPKGMAAELFKPFVIRKLIERGIVKTVKSAKKIVDRKDPVIWDILENVLKGHPVLLNRAPTLHRLGIQAFQPKMIEGKAIQLHPLACTAFNADFDGDQMAVHVPLGHEAILEASVLMLASHNILNPANGAPITVPSQDMVLGLYYVTKGKRSTDKEKIAGEGMTFYSAEEVEIAINEGQLSKHAYIKVRTKVRTASGELETKIIETVAGRVIFNQLVPEAVGFVDELLSKKKLQQIISTVFKISGMARTAQFLDDIKHLGFQSAYKGGLSMGLGDINIPAEKDKLVTQAKEEVEAVWQNYQMGLITDNERYNQVIDIWTRINSMLTGTLMTQLEEEDQGFNSIYMMMHSGARGSREQIRQLGGMRGLMAKPQKNLQGSVGEIIENPILSNFKEGLDVIEYFISTHGARKGLADTALKTADAGYLTRRLVDVSQDVVVNEDDCGTLRGLDVSALKDNEDIVEPLSERILGRVSVHDVYDPITEKLMIPAGIEITEDLADAVDESAIETVEIRSVLTCESKKGVCAKCYGRNLATGAMAQQGEAVGVIAAQSIGEPGTQLTLRTFHVGGTASNIAVDATILAKFDGVVEMEGLRAIKTTNADGDEVEVVMGRTGEIRIVDADSGKTLITNHVPYGAFLAVKNKKKVKKGDRLCHWDPYNAAILSAADGVVKFDSIVEGITYKEESDEQTGHREKVIIDTKDKTKNPAILVESKDEEYTFNIPVGAHLAVDEGDKIKAGQILVKIPRTMGKSRDITGGLPRVTELFEARNPSNPAVVSEIDGVVTYGGIKRGNREIFIESKDGVKKRYLVSLSKHILVQDNDFVKAGYALSDGAITPADILSIKGPTAVQEYLVNEIQEVYRLQGVKINDKHIETIVRQMMQKVNILDAGDTSFLPGQIVDKLLFMEENDSILDMKVVTDTGDSGNLKQGQIITSRQLRDENSSLRRKDLKLVVVRSAEPAVSKPTLQGITQASLGTQSFISAASFQETTKVLSEASIRGKRDTLNGLKENVIVGHLIPAGTGQRQFQDLIVGSQEEYDSLVSSKEEFEKSKEYQTNEQ, from the coding sequence ATGGCATTCAGAAAAAGCAAAAAGCTAAGCAGCAACTTCTCGAGAGTTACAGTAAGTTTGGCTTCTCCCGAATCTATTCTGGAAAGCTCACATGGTGAGGTTACACAGCCTGAAACTATCAATTATAGAACTTACAAGCCTGAAATGGGTGGTTTGTTCTGTGAACGTATTTTCGGGCCAGTAAAAGATTGGGAATGTCATTGTGGAAAATATAAGAGAATCAGATATAAGGGAATTATCTGTGATAGATGTGGGGTAGAAGTTACCGAGAAGAAGGTACGTCGCGAACGCATGGGTCACATAGAATTGGTCGTTCCTGTAGCACATATCTGGTACTTCAAATCATTGCCTAACAAAATCGGTTACCTCTTAGGAATTCCTACTAAGAAATTGGATCAGATCATCTACTACGAGCGTTACTTGGTTATTCAGCCAGGGGCAAAAGAAGAAGATGGTATTGCTCGTCACGACTTCTTAACTGAAGATGAGTACTTAGATATCTTGGATAAATTACCAAGAGAAAACCAATTGTTGGACGATGACGATCCAAACAAATTCATTGCGAAGATGGGAGCAGAGGCGTTAGAGATGTCTTTGTCTAGAATCGAGTTGGATGATTTGTCTTACGAATTGCGCCACCAGGCAGCCACTGATACTTCTCAGCAGAGAAAAGCGGAGGCACTGAAAAGATTGAAAGTAGTAGAAGCATTTAGAGATGCTAAAACTCGTATCGAAAACAGACCTGAGTGGATGATTATCAAAATGGTACCAGTTATTCCTCCAGAATTGCGTCCATTGGTGCCATTGGATGGTGGTAGATTCGCTACTTCGGATTTGAATGATCTATACAGAAGAGTGATCATCAGAAACAATCGATTGAAACGATTGATCGATATCAAAGCACCAGAAGTGATTCTTAGAAATGAGAAGCGTATGCTTCAGGAAGCTGTAGATTCATTATTTGATAATTCAAGAAAAGTAAACGCCGTAAGATCTGATGGAAACAGAGCTTTAAAATCTTTGAGTGATATGCTTAAAGGTAAGCAAGGTCGATTCCGTCAAAACTTGCTAGGTAAGAGGGTAGATTACTCTGGCCGTTCTGTAATTGTAGTAGGGCCAGAATTGAAAATGCATGAATGTGGACTTCCAAAAGGAATGGCTGCCGAGCTTTTCAAACCTTTCGTTATCAGAAAATTGATAGAAAGAGGAATTGTTAAGACTGTGAAGTCGGCGAAGAAAATCGTTGACAGAAAGGATCCTGTGATTTGGGACATTCTGGAGAATGTACTGAAAGGACACCCTGTATTGCTTAACAGAGCTCCTACACTTCACCGTTTGGGTATTCAGGCTTTCCAGCCTAAAATGATTGAAGGTAAAGCGATTCAATTGCACCCATTGGCATGTACAGCATTCAACGCCGATTTTGATGGTGACCAAATGGCGGTTCACGTGCCTCTAGGGCACGAAGCTATCTTGGAAGCTTCAGTATTGATGTTGGCTTCGCACAACATCCTAAACCCTGCCAACGGAGCGCCGATTACAGTTCCTTCTCAAGATATGGTTTTGGGTCTGTATTACGTAACCAAAGGAAAACGTAGCACGGATAAAGAAAAGATTGCAGGCGAAGGCATGACATTCTATAGTGCAGAAGAAGTAGAAATTGCGATCAATGAAGGTCAGCTGTCTAAGCATGCTTACATCAAAGTAAGAACTAAAGTTCGTACCGCGAGTGGTGAGTTAGAAACTAAAATCATCGAAACAGTAGCTGGTAGAGTAATATTCAATCAGTTGGTGCCAGAGGCGGTTGGTTTTGTAGATGAATTGCTCTCTAAGAAGAAATTGCAACAAATTATTTCTACGGTATTTAAAATATCAGGAATGGCTAGAACGGCTCAGTTCCTTGATGATATCAAACATCTAGGATTCCAGTCTGCATACAAAGGCGGATTGTCAATGGGATTGGGAGATATCAATATACCTGCAGAAAAAGATAAGTTGGTCACTCAGGCTAAAGAGGAAGTAGAAGCTGTATGGCAAAACTACCAAATGGGTCTGATCACTGACAACGAGCGTTACAATCAAGTGATTGACATCTGGACTAGAATCAACTCTATGTTGACTGGTACATTGATGACACAGCTCGAAGAAGAAGATCAAGGGTTTAACTCGATCTATATGATGATGCACTCAGGTGCAAGGGGATCTAGAGAACAGATCCGTCAGTTGGGAGGAATGAGAGGATTGATGGCTAAGCCACAAAAGAACCTTCAAGGTTCGGTTGGGGAGATCATCGAAAACCCTATTCTATCTAACTTTAAAGAAGGGCTAGATGTAATCGAGTATTTTATTTCGACTCACGGTGCTCGTAAAGGTTTGGCTGATACAGCCTTGAAAACGGCCGATGCGGGTTACTTGACCAGACGTTTGGTTGATGTATCACAAGATGTGGTAGTCAATGAAGATGATTGTGGTACTTTGAGAGGATTGGATGTATCTGCCTTGAAAGACAACGAGGACATCGTTGAACCACTATCTGAAAGGATCTTGGGTAGAGTATCTGTACATGATGTGTATGATCCAATCACTGAGAAGCTGATGATCCCAGCTGGAATCGAAATTACTGAGGATTTGGCTGACGCTGTTGATGAAAGTGCAATAGAGACAGTTGAAATCAGATCAGTATTGACCTGTGAGTCTAAAAAAGGAGTTTGTGCGAAATGTTACGGACGTAACCTAGCCACAGGCGCTATGGCTCAGCAAGGTGAAGCTGTCGGTGTAATTGCTGCACAGTCGATCGGTGAGCCAGGTACACAGTTGACATTGAGAACTTTCCACGTTGGGGGTACAGCCTCTAATATTGCTGTAGATGCAACTATTTTGGCAAAGTTTGATGGTGTAGTAGAGATGGAAGGCTTGAGAGCTATCAAAACAACTAATGCTGACGGAGACGAAGTAGAAGTAGTAATGGGTAGAACTGGAGAAATCAGAATTGTAGATGCAGACTCTGGTAAAACATTGATTACTAACCACGTGCCTTACGGAGCATTCTTGGCTGTAAAAAACAAGAAGAAAGTAAAGAAAGGTGATAGGCTATGTCACTGGGATCCATATAACGCAGCAATTCTTTCAGCTGCTGATGGTGTTGTGAAATTTGATTCTATCGTTGAAGGGATTACTTACAAAGAAGAATCTGATGAACAGACAGGTCACAGAGAAAAAGTAATCATTGATACTAAGGATAAGACTAAAAACCCTGCCATCTTAGTAGAGTCTAAGGATGAAGAATATACGTTCAACATTCCAGTAGGAGCTCACTTGGCAGTGGATGAAGGAGATAAAATAAAGGCAGGTCAAATCTTGGTGAAAATACCAAGAACAATGGGTAAGTCTAGAGATATTACAGGGGGTCTGCCGAGAGTAACAGAATTGTTCGAGGCAAGAAACCCATCTAACCCAGCTGTAGTTTCAGAGATCGATGGTGTGGTCACATACGGTGGTATCAAAAGAGGTAACAGAGAGATATTTATTGAATCTAAAGATGGCGTGAAGAAGAGATACCTAGTATCCTTATCTAAACACATTCTGGTTCAAGACAATGACTTTGTGAAAGCTGGATATGCATTGTCTGATGGAGCGATTACACCTGCAGATATTCTTTCTATCAAAGGACCTACTGCTGTTCAGGAGTATTTGGTAAATGAGATTCAGGAAGTATACCGTTTGCAGGGTGTGAAAATCAATGATAAACACATTGAGACCATCGTAAGGCAGATGATGCAGAAGGTAAATATCCTAGACGCTGGAGACACGAGCTTCTTGCCAGGTCAGATAGTAGATAAACTATTGTTCATGGAAGAGAATGATTCGATTCTTGATATGAAAGTAGTGACAGATACAGGTGATTCTGGGAACTTGAAACAAGGACAAATCATCACTTCAAGACAATTGAGAGATGAAAATTCAAGCTTAAGACGAAAGGATTTGAAATTGGTAGTAGTGAGAAGTGCCGAGCCTGCAGTTTCTAAGCCTACCCTCCAAGGTATTACACAAGCGTCTTTGGGTACTCAGAGTTTTATCTCTGCGGCATCGTTTCAAGAGACCACCAAGGTATTGAGTGAAGCTTCTATTCGAGGTAAACGAGATACATTGAATGGCTTGAAAGAAAACGTAATTGTTGGACACTTGATACCAGCAGGTACAGGTCAAAGACAATTCCAAGACTTGATCGTAGGATCTCAAGAGGAATATGATTCATTAGTATCTTCGAAAGAAGAGTTTGAAAAATCAAAAGAGTATCAGACTAATGAGCAGTAA
- a CDS encoding DUF3467 domain-containing protein — protein sequence MSSNKEENQDKAQPSNQINIELSEEIAEGVYANLAMIAHSNSEFVIDFIRLMPGVPKAKVKSRVVITPEHAKRLFAALQDNINKYEQTFGPIKHVDDSPKFPMNFGGAVGEA from the coding sequence ATGAGCAGTAATAAAGAAGAAAATCAAGACAAAGCTCAGCCAAGCAATCAAATAAATATTGAATTGTCTGAGGAAATAGCAGAGGGTGTATACGCCAATTTGGCCATGATTGCTCACTCTAATTCTGAATTTGTTATTGATTTTATTCGATTGATGCCAGGAGTGCCTAAAGCAAAAGTGAAATCTAGAGTGGTTATTACTCCAGAACATGCAAAAAGGCTTTTTGCAGCACTTCAGGACAACATCAATAAGTATGAACAGACATTTGGACCGATAAAACACGTCGATGATTCTCCTAAATTTCCAATGAATTTTGGGGGAGCAGTAGGCGAAGCCTAA
- the rpsL gene encoding 30S ribosomal protein S12, with amino-acid sequence MPTIQQLVRKGRKTLVSKSKSPALDSCPQRRGVCTRVYTTTPKKPNSAMRKVARVRLTNGKEVNAYIPGEGHNLQEHSIVLIRGGRVKDLPGVRYHIIRGALDTAGVSGRLQRRSKYGAKKPKDKK; translated from the coding sequence ATGCCTACTATACAACAATTAGTAAGAAAAGGCAGAAAGACATTGGTATCAAAATCAAAGTCTCCTGCATTGGATTCTTGCCCGCAAAGACGAGGTGTATGTACCAGGGTATATACGACCACGCCTAAGAAACCTAACTCTGCGATGAGAAAAGTTGCAAGGGTAAGGTTAACCAATGGCAAGGAAGTGAATGCTTACATTCCAGGTGAAGGTCACAATCTTCAAGAACACTCGATTGTATTAATCAGAGGTGGAAGGGTGAAAGATTTACCAGGTGTAAGATATCACATCATTAGAGGAGCTTTAGACACTGCCGGTGTTAGTGGCCGACTTCAGAGAAGATCTAAGTACGGAGCCAAGAAGCCAAAAGACAAAAAATAA
- the rpsG gene encoding 30S ribosomal protein S7, whose protein sequence is MRKSKPKKRYILPDPKFQDTLVSKFVNYLMVDGKKSIAYSIFYEAVALVEERTSENGLETWKKALNNIMPSVEVKSRRVGGATFQVPIEVRPNRKTSLGIKWMISYSRARGEKTMKERLAGEIIAAAKGEGAAVKKKDDVHRMAEANKAFSHFRF, encoded by the coding sequence ATGAGAAAATCGAAACCAAAGAAGAGATATATTCTTCCGGATCCGAAATTTCAAGATACGCTAGTATCTAAATTCGTGAACTACCTAATGGTGGACGGAAAGAAGAGTATTGCTTATTCGATCTTTTACGAAGCGGTAGCTTTAGTAGAAGAAAGAACCAGTGAGAATGGTCTTGAAACTTGGAAAAAAGCGCTTAACAACATCATGCCCTCAGTAGAGGTGAAAAGTAGACGTGTAGGTGGTGCAACTTTTCAGGTTCCTATAGAAGTAAGACCGAATAGGAAAACTTCCCTAGGAATCAAGTGGATGATTTCATACTCAAGAGCCAGAGGAGAAAAGACAATGAAGGAAAGATTGGCTGGTGAAATTATTGCTGCTGCTAAGGGTGAAGGAGCTGCTGTGAAGAAGAAAGACGATGTTCACAGAATGGCTGAAGCGAACAAAGCATTTTCACATTTTAGATTTTAA
- the fusA gene encoding elongation factor G, translated as MARDLKLTRNIGIAAHIDAGKTTTTERILYYTGMSHKIGEVHDGAATMDWMEQEQERGITITSAATTVFWKYKEKEYHINIIDTPGHVDFTVEVNRSLRVLDGLVFLFSAVDGVEPQSETNWRLADNYKVARLGFVNKMDRSGADFLKVCAQVKERLGTKAVPFQLPIGAEDTFKGVVDLVERKAMIWNEEDMGMTFEEIEIPADMVDDVDQYREELLEAVAEYDESLMEKYFEDPNSITKEEIIAASRQATINLDFVPMFCGSAFKNKGVQTMLDYVMELLPSPMDREGIEGINPDTEEPTVRKPSASEPFAALAFKIATDPFVGRLCFARAYSGTLESGSYVWNTRTDKKERISRIFQMHANKQNQIDQFHAGDIAAVVGFKDIKTGDTLCDEKHKIVLESMVFPDPVIGYAIEPKTQADSDKLGMAIAKLVEEDPTLVVNTDHETGQTILRGMGELHLDIIIDRLKREFKVEINQGAPEVAYKEAIQSLVDHKEVYKKQSGGKGKFADIVFELSPVDEDFEKTGLQFDNKIVGGVIPKEFIPAIEKGFASAMNNGPLAGYPLDSMKVKLYHGSFHDVDSDALSFELAARMGFKEAAKKANPVLLEPIMAVEIVTPDEYTGSVTGDMNRRRGLMKGMDVKGNSQVVKADVPLSELFGYITDLRTMTSGRATASLTFSHYDAVPKNIADAVIKKVKGESV; from the coding sequence ATGGCAAGAGATCTTAAATTGACTCGTAATATTGGTATCGCTGCTCACATTGACGCAGGTAAGACTACTACTACAGAGCGTATCCTGTACTATACAGGTATGAGTCATAAAATTGGAGAGGTTCATGATGGCGCTGCTACTATGGACTGGATGGAACAAGAGCAAGAAAGAGGCATTACAATTACTTCTGCTGCTACCACTGTTTTCTGGAAATATAAAGAAAAAGAATATCACATCAATATCATTGATACTCCTGGTCACGTGGACTTTACCGTAGAGGTAAACAGATCGTTGAGAGTATTGGATGGTTTGGTTTTCTTGTTTAGTGCGGTTGATGGTGTTGAGCCTCAGTCTGAAACTAACTGGAGATTGGCTGATAACTATAAAGTAGCCCGTTTAGGATTTGTCAATAAAATGGACAGATCTGGTGCTGACTTTTTGAAAGTTTGTGCTCAGGTGAAAGAAAGATTAGGAACTAAAGCAGTTCCGTTTCAGTTGCCAATCGGTGCTGAAGATACGTTCAAAGGAGTGGTCGATCTTGTAGAAAGAAAAGCCATGATCTGGAACGAAGAAGATATGGGTATGACTTTCGAGGAAATCGAAATCCCTGCCGATATGGTTGATGATGTGGATCAATATAGAGAAGAGTTATTGGAAGCTGTAGCTGAATATGATGAGTCTCTAATGGAGAAATATTTCGAAGACCCTAATTCTATTACAAAAGAAGAGATCATTGCTGCTTCTAGGCAAGCAACAATCAACTTGGATTTTGTACCAATGTTCTGTGGTTCTGCCTTTAAAAACAAAGGAGTTCAGACCATGTTGGATTATGTGATGGAATTGCTTCCATCTCCAATGGACAGAGAAGGTATCGAAGGCATCAATCCTGATACCGAAGAGCCAACGGTGAGAAAACCATCTGCAAGTGAGCCATTTGCAGCGCTAGCGTTTAAAATCGCAACAGACCCATTTGTAGGTCGCTTGTGTTTTGCTAGAGCATATTCTGGTACATTAGAGTCAGGTTCTTATGTGTGGAACACAAGAACAGATAAGAAAGAACGTATTTCTCGTATCTTCCAGATGCATGCTAACAAGCAGAATCAAATCGATCAATTCCATGCGGGTGATATTGCTGCTGTAGTTGGATTCAAAGACATTAAGACAGGAGATACACTTTGTGATGAAAAACACAAAATTGTACTTGAGTCAATGGTCTTTCCTGATCCAGTAATTGGATACGCAATTGAGCCTAAAACTCAGGCAGATTCTGATAAGCTAGGTATGGCGATAGCTAAGTTGGTAGAAGAAGATCCTACACTTGTAGTGAACACTGATCATGAAACTGGTCAGACGATCCTGCGAGGAATGGGAGAACTTCACTTGGACATCATCATCGATCGTTTGAAAAGAGAATTCAAAGTGGAAATCAACCAAGGAGCTCCTGAGGTAGCATATAAAGAGGCTATCCAGTCTTTGGTAGATCACAAAGAAGTATACAAAAAGCAGTCAGGTGGTAAAGGTAAATTTGCTGATATCGTATTCGAACTATCTCCAGTAGACGAAGATTTCGAAAAGACTGGTTTGCAGTTTGATAATAAGATTGTAGGTGGAGTGATTCCAAAAGAATTTATTCCTGCGATTGAGAAAGGATTTGCTTCGGCTATGAATAATGGACCACTTGCTGGATATCCTTTAGATAGCATGAAGGTGAAACTATATCACGGTTCATTCCATGATGTCGATTCAGATGCACTCTCGTTTGAGTTGGCAGCTAGAATGGGTTTCAAAGAAGCAGCTAAGAAAGCTAATCCAGTATTGTTAGAGCCGATTATGGCTGTTGAAATAGTTACTCCAGATGAGTACACAGGTTCTGTGACTGGCGATATGAACAGACGTAGAGGATTGATGAAAGGAATGGACGTGAAAGGAAATTCTCAAGTAGTGAAGGCTGATGTGCCATTGTCTGAGTTGTTTGGTTATATCACTGACCTTAGAACAATGACTTCAGGTAGAGCCACAGCTTCATTGACGTTCTCACATTATGATGCTGTTCCGAAGAACATTGCAGATGCAGTTATTAAAAAGGTAAAAGGAGAGTCCGTTTAA
- the rpsJ gene encoding 30S ribosomal protein S10 produces MNQKIRIKLKSYDHNLVDKSSEKIVRAVKSTGAVVSGPIPLPTVKEKFTVLKSPHVNKKAREQFQLCTYKRLVDIFSNSAKTVDALMKLELPSGVDVEIKV; encoded by the coding sequence ATGAATCAGAAAATTAGAATTAAGCTAAAATCTTACGACCATAATTTGGTAGACAAGTCTTCTGAGAAGATCGTAAGAGCAGTAAAGTCTACTGGAGCTGTAGTAAGCGGACCAATTCCACTTCCTACCGTAAAAGAAAAATTTACTGTATTGAAGTCACCCCACGTAAACAAGAAAGCTCGTGAGCAGTTCCAGCTATGTACATACAAGAGATTGGTAGATATCTTCTCTAATAGTGCAAAGACTGTAGATGCTTTAATGAAACTTGAATTACCAAGTGGAGTAGATGTAGAGATTAAAGTCTGA
- the rplC gene encoding 50S ribosomal protein L3, producing the protein MSGIIGKKIGMTSIFGADGRNVACTLIEAGPCVVTQVKNEETDGYTAVQLGYGERKEKRTTKALKGHFAKAKTTPKQHLIEFRDFRVEFEGGVELGQQLSVADVFQVEDFVDVIATSKGKGFQGVVKRHGFGGVGQATHGQHNRLRAPGSIGGASYPARVFKGMRMAGRTGNDRVKVTNLQVLKIIPEKNLILVSGSVPGPKNGTVILEK; encoded by the coding sequence ATGTCAGGTATAATAGGAAAAAAAATTGGGATGACTAGCATCTTTGGTGCCGATGGACGAAATGTCGCATGCACATTGATTGAAGCTGGTCCTTGCGTGGTAACGCAAGTTAAGAACGAAGAGACTGACGGGTATACGGCAGTACAGCTCGGTTACGGCGAACGTAAAGAGAAGCGTACTACTAAAGCCTTGAAAGGTCATTTCGCGAAAGCGAAAACTACTCCTAAGCAGCACTTAATTGAGTTCAGGGATTTCCGAGTGGAGTTTGAAGGAGGTGTAGAATTGGGACAGCAATTGAGCGTTGCAGATGTTTTCCAAGTAGAAGATTTTGTGGATGTAATAGCCACTTCAAAAGGTAAAGGTTTTCAAGGTGTAGTAAAGAGACATGGCTTCGGCGGTGTAGGACAAGCTACTCACGGTCAGCACAACAGACTAAGAGCACCAGGATCTATTGGCGGAGCTTCATACCCTGCGAGAGTATTTAAGGGAATGAGAATGGCCGGCAGAACTGGTAATGACAGAGTCAAAGTGACTAACCTTCAAGTGTTGAAGATTATTCCTGAGAAGAATCTGATATTAGTAAGTGGTTCTGTACCAGGACCTAAAAATGGAACTGTAATTCTAGAGAAATAG
- the rplD gene encoding 50S ribosomal protein L4, which produces MKVSVVNKNGEDTGRKVDLAKDVFGIEPNDHAIYLDVKQFLANQRQGTHKSKERAEIAGSTRKIKKQKGTGTARAGSIKSPLFRGGGRVFGPEPRDYSFKLNKKLKALARKSALTYKATNKSISVLEDFSFEAPKTKEYKNLLSSLALNGKKTLLVLGEDSKNIVLSSNNLQKTKVTTAEQINTYDLLNADNLILCEGSIEKIQNLLTK; this is translated from the coding sequence ATGAAAGTATCCGTAGTAAATAAAAACGGTGAGGATACCGGGAGAAAAGTTGATTTGGCTAAGGACGTTTTTGGCATTGAGCCAAACGATCATGCTATCTATTTAGATGTGAAGCAATTCTTAGCTAATCAGAGACAAGGTACTCACAAGTCGAAAGAAAGAGCAGAAATTGCTGGATCGACTAGGAAAATAAAGAAACAAAAAGGTACTGGTACCGCTCGTGCGGGAAGTATCAAATCGCCTTTGTTCAGAGGTGGAGGAAGAGTGTTTGGCCCAGAGCCAAGAGACTATTCTTTCAAGCTAAACAAGAAATTGAAAGCTTTGGCTAGAAAATCAGCATTGACTTATAAAGCAACTAACAAGAGCATTTCAGTTTTGGAAGATTTTAGCTTCGAAGCACCAAAGACTAAGGAATACAAAAACTTGTTGTCTAGCCTTGCATTGAATGGTAAGAAGACACTCCTAGTATTGGGAGAAGACAGCAAGAACATTGTGTTGTCGTCTAACAACCTTCAGAAAACCAAAGTAACTACTGCAGAGCAGATCAATACTTATGATCTACTAAACGCAGATAACTTGATACTTTGTGAAGGTTCAATTGAAAAGATTCAGAACTTATTAACTAAATAA
- the rplW gene encoding 50S ribosomal protein L23, whose translation MSILRKPLVTEKVSALNESGKYGFIVDKDANKVEIKKAVEKTYGVTVERVNTMVYQGNAKTKYTKSKVVSGRTNSFKKAIVQVAEGDIIDFYGGV comes from the coding sequence ATGAGTATACTAAGAAAACCACTAGTTACCGAGAAAGTATCTGCGCTTAATGAAAGTGGAAAATATGGCTTTATAGTAGATAAAGATGCTAATAAAGTCGAAATCAAAAAGGCAGTAGAAAAAACTTACGGAGTAACGGTTGAGCGAGTAAACACAATGGTTTACCAAGGTAATGCAAAAACCAAGTACACTAAATCGAAAGTAGTTTCTGGAAGAACTAATTCTTTTAAGAAAGCAATCGTGCAAGTGGCCGAAGGAGATATAATTGATTTTTACGGAGGAGTATAA
- the rpsS gene encoding 30S ribosomal protein S19, which yields MGRSLKKGPYIDFRLDNKVVAMNDSGKKSVIKTWSRRSMISPDFVGHTFAVHNGNKFIPVFVTENMVGHKLGEFSPTRNFRGHINKKDKRK from the coding sequence ATGGGAAGATCTTTAAAAAAAGGACCTTATATAGATTTCAGACTTGACAATAAAGTCGTAGCCATGAATGATTCAGGCAAGAAATCAGTGATCAAAACTTGGTCAAGAAGGTCGATGATATCTCCGGATTTCGTAGGACATACATTTGCAGTGCACAACGGAAATAAGTTTATCCCTGTGTTTGTAACTGAAAACATGGTTGGCCACAAGCTTGGCGAATTTTCTCCTACGAGAAATTTCAGAGGTCATATTAACAAAAAAGACAAAAGAAAATAA
- the rplV gene encoding 50S ribosomal protein L22 yields the protein MEAVAKLKNVPTSPRKMRLVADLVRGQRVNHALNVLKFEAKQGAARLDKLLLSAISNWEAKNEDAKLEEADLYVKEIFVDSARILKRLRPAPQGRAHRIRKRSNHVTLVVDSHNAESAEKNTETSENK from the coding sequence ATGGAAGCTGTAGCAAAACTAAAAAACGTACCTACCTCTCCTCGTAAGATGAGATTGGTTGCTGATTTGGTAAGAGGCCAAAGAGTAAACCATGCGTTAAACGTATTAAAGTTTGAGGCAAAGCAAGGTGCTGCTAGACTAGATAAATTACTATTATCTGCCATCTCTAACTGGGAAGCTAAAAACGAAGATGCCAAGCTTGAAGAAGCGGATCTATACGTGAAAGAAATTTTTGTAGATAGTGCAAGAATTTTGAAAAGGCTGAGACCTGCTCCGCAAGGACGAGCACACAGAATTAGAAAGAGATCTAATCATGTGACATTGGTTGTGGATAGTCACAACGCAGAGAGCGCAGAAAAGAATACTGAAACTTCAGAAAACAAATAA